A section of the Ovis canadensis isolate MfBH-ARS-UI-01 breed Bighorn chromosome 1, ARS-UI_OviCan_v2, whole genome shotgun sequence genome encodes:
- the LOC138445605 gene encoding glutathione S-transferase Mu 1-like isoform X2 has protein sequence MPMILGYWDIRGLAHAIRLLLEYTDSNYEEKKYTMGDAPDYDRSQWLSEKFKLGLDFPNLPYLIDGAHKLTQSNAILRYIARKHNMCGETEEEKIRVDILENQTMDVRLHMARICYSPDFEKLKPGFLKEIPEKMKLFSDFLAKRPWFAGDKLTYVDFLAYDVLDRHRIFEPTCLDEFPNLKDFITRFEAHHEICFLSQFSSALVLVQGFMT, from the exons ATGCCCATGATCCTGGGTTACTGGGACATCCGTGGG CTGGCCCATGCCATCCGCCTGCTCCTGGAGTATACAGACTCAAACTATGAGGAGAAGAAGTACACGATGGGGGATG CCCCTGACTATGACAGAAGCCAGTGGCTGAGTGAAAAATTCAAGCTGGGCCTGGACTTCCCCAAT TTGCCCTACTTAATTGATGGAGCTCACAAGCTCACCCAGAGCAACGCCATCCTTCGCTACATAGCTCGCAAGCACAACATGT gtggggagacagaggaggagaagatCCGTGTGGACATTTTGGAGAACCAGACGATGGACGTCCGCTTGCACATGGCCAGGATCTGTTATAGCCCTGACTTT GAGAAACTGAAGCCTGGTTTCTTGAAGGAGATCCCTGAAAAGATGAAGCTCTTCTCAGATTTTCTGGCGAAGAGGCCTTGGTTCGCAGGGGACAAG CTCACCTATGTGGATTTCCTGGCTTATGATGTCCTTGACCGGCACCGCATATTTGAACCCACATGTCTGGATGAATTTCCAAACTTGAAAGACTTCATTACCCGTTTTGAG GCCCATCATGAAATCTGCTTCCTCAGCCAGTTCTCTTCAGCTCTGGTTTTGGTCCAAGGCTTTATGACCTGA
- the LOC138445605 gene encoding glutathione S-transferase Mu 1-like isoform X1: protein MPMILGYWDIRGLAHAIRLLLEYTDSNYEEKKYTMGDAPDYDRSQWLSEKFKLGLDFPNLPYLIDGAHKLTQSNAILRYIARKHNMCGETEEEKIRVDILENQTMDVRLHMARICYSPDFEKLKPGFLKEIPEKMKLFSDFLAKRPWFAGDKLTYVDFLAYDVLDRHRIFEPTCLDEFPNLKDFITRFEDLKRISAYMKSSRFHPNPMFLKLAVWGNK from the exons ATGCCCATGATCCTGGGTTACTGGGACATCCGTGGG CTGGCCCATGCCATCCGCCTGCTCCTGGAGTATACAGACTCAAACTATGAGGAGAAGAAGTACACGATGGGGGATG CCCCTGACTATGACAGAAGCCAGTGGCTGAGTGAAAAATTCAAGCTGGGCCTGGACTTCCCCAAT TTGCCCTACTTAATTGATGGAGCTCACAAGCTCACCCAGAGCAACGCCATCCTTCGCTACATAGCTCGCAAGCACAACATGT gtggggagacagaggaggagaagatCCGTGTGGACATTTTGGAGAACCAGACGATGGACGTCCGCTTGCACATGGCCAGGATCTGTTATAGCCCTGACTTT GAGAAACTGAAGCCTGGTTTCTTGAAGGAGATCCCTGAAAAGATGAAGCTCTTCTCAGATTTTCTGGCGAAGAGGCCTTGGTTCGCAGGGGACAAG CTCACCTATGTGGATTTCCTGGCTTATGATGTCCTTGACCGGCACCGCATATTTGAACCCACATGTCTGGATGAATTTCCAAACTTGAAAGACTTCATTACCCGTTTTGAG GACCTGAAGAGGATCTCTGCCTACATGAAGTCTAGCCGCTTCCACCCAAACCCTATGTTTCTAAAGCTTGCTGTGTGGGGCAACAAGTAG